A stretch of the Panicum virgatum strain AP13 chromosome 9N, P.virgatum_v5, whole genome shotgun sequence genome encodes the following:
- the LOC120691064 gene encoding superoxide dismutase [Cu-Zn] 2-like isoform X1, translating to MAGKAGGLKGVALIGGGANSTVAGALHFFQDPATGYTEVRGRVTGLAPGMHGFHIHVFGDTTNGCNSTGPHFNPHNKPHGAPFDNERHVGNLGNIAANKDGVAEVFIRDLQISLSGPHSILGRAVVVHADPDDLGRGGHELSKSTGNAGARIGCGIIGIQSSV from the exons ATGGCAGGGAAAGCCGGCGGACTCAAGGGGGTTGCCCTCATCGGCGGCGGGGCCAACAGCACGGTCGCTGGCGCTCTACACTTCTTCCAGGATCCCGCCACCG GGTACACCGAGGTGAGGGGCAGGGTCACGGGCCTGGCTCCGGGCATGCATGGATTCCACATCCACGTCTTCGGCGACACCACCAACGGCTGCAACTCCACCG GGCCCCATTTTAACCCTCACAATAAGCCCCATGGAGCACCATTTGATAATGAACGACATGTGGGTAACCTGGGAAACATAGCAGCCAACAAAGATG GAGTTGCAGAAGTGTTCATAAGGGACCTACAG ATTTCATTGAGCGGGCCTCATTCCATACTGGGAAGGGCAGTTGTTGTTCATGCTGATCCTGATGACCTAGGGAGGG GTGGCCATGAACTGAGCAAGTCAACAGGAAATGCAGGAGCTAGAATTGGATGTG GTATCATTGGTATTCAGTCTTCAGTTTAA
- the LOC120691064 gene encoding superoxide dismutase [Cu-Zn] 2-like isoform X2, whose translation MAGKAGGLKGVALIGGGANSTVAGALHFFQDPATGYTEVRGRVTGLAPGMHGFHIHVFGDTTNGCNSTGVAEVFIRDLQISLSGPHSILGRAVVVHADPDDLGRGGHELSKSTGNAGARIGCGIIGIQSSV comes from the exons ATGGCAGGGAAAGCCGGCGGACTCAAGGGGGTTGCCCTCATCGGCGGCGGGGCCAACAGCACGGTCGCTGGCGCTCTACACTTCTTCCAGGATCCCGCCACCG GGTACACCGAGGTGAGGGGCAGGGTCACGGGCCTGGCTCCGGGCATGCATGGATTCCACATCCACGTCTTCGGCGACACCACCAACGGCTGCAACTCCACCG GAGTTGCAGAAGTGTTCATAAGGGACCTACAG ATTTCATTGAGCGGGCCTCATTCCATACTGGGAAGGGCAGTTGTTGTTCATGCTGATCCTGATGACCTAGGGAGGG GTGGCCATGAACTGAGCAAGTCAACAGGAAATGCAGGAGCTAGAATTGGATGTG GTATCATTGGTATTCAGTCTTCAGTTTAA
- the LOC120693124 gene encoding uncharacterized protein LOC120693124, translating into MAIDKVDAKEREKIEAVRKLLRKQAPLSAKQAQYCNDACVERFLRSRGESVKKAAKHLRTVLSWRETVGADHIMADEFSAELADGVAFVAGHDDDGRPVVVFRIKQDYPKFHSQKSFVRLMVFTLEVAVACMSRFVDQFVLLFDASFFRSASAFLNLLMGTLKIVADYYPGRLHRAFVIDPPSLFSVLWKGVRPFVELATATAVVCSLDFEDSLEDASFTAYPRTASLRFEPAAVVGKAGVGSASSRFSVTPTDNPVKPWYLSTIPASVGSHSVVPTSSSPSLVGASPLSARSFSFASPAALRSTAATPPPFPRGGGGAPLTPSSAAKGQKTPPPQPQPQQFPRTPRPSFLQSPSMLFAFRKDGQASRVERERESFLPFLRFYRRLYDEISYRAKMRPPLGGLISIVGEKFKQKPVQQPPRRHAGLHQQHHHHYQHQQRI; encoded by the exons ATGGCCATCGACAAGGTGGACGCCAAGGAGAGGGAGAAGATCGAGGCCGTCCGCAAGCTGCTGCGCAAGCAGGCGCCGCTGTCCGCCAAGCAG GCGCAGTACTGCAACGACGCGTGCGTGGAGCGGTTCCTGCGGTCGCGGGGGGAGAGCGTGAAGAAGGCGGCGAAGCACCTGAGGACCGTCCTCTCGTGGAGGGAGACCGTCGGAGCTG ATCACATCATGGCCGACGAGTTctccgccgagctcgccgacgGCGTGGCCTTCGTCGCCggccacgacgacgacggccgccCTGTCGTG GTGTTTCGAATCAAGCAGGACTACCCCAAGTTCCACTCCCAGAAATC GTTTGTACGGCTGATGGTGTTCACGCTGGAGGTGGCCGTCGCGTGCATGTCCCGGTTCGTGGACCAGTTCGTCCTCCTCTTCGACGCAA GCTTTTTCCGCTCGGCGTCGGCGTTCCTCAACCTGCTCATGGGCACGCTCAAGATCGTCGCCGACTACTACcccggccgcctccaccgcgcctTCGTCATCGACCCGCCGTCCCTCTTCTCCGTCCTCTGGAAG GGAGTGCGGCCGTTCGTGGAGCTCGctacggcgacggcggtggtgtGCTCGCTGGACTTCGAGGACTCGCTGGAGGACGCCTCGTTCACGGCGTACCCGCGGACGGCGTCGCTGCGGTTCGAGCCGGCGGCCGTCGTGGGGAAGGCCGGCGTCGGCTCGGCCTCGTCGCGGTTCTCCGTCACCCCCACCGACAACCCCGTCAAGCCGTGGTACCTCTCCACCATCCCGGCGTCCGTGGGCTCGCACTCCGTGGTGCCCACCAGCAGCAGCCCGTCGCTCGTCGGCGCGTCCCCGCTCTCCGCGCGCTCCTTCTCCTTCGCGTCCCCCGCCGCTCTGCGCTCCacggccgccacgccgccgccgttcccgcgcggcggcgggggcgcgccgctgacgccgtcctccgccgccaAGGGCCAGAagaccccgccgccgcagccgcagccgcagcagttCCCGCGGACGCCGCGGCCGTCGTTCCTGCAGTCGCCGTCCATGCTGTTCGCGTTCCGCAAGGACGGGCAGGCCAGCCGCGTGGAGCGCGAGCGCGAGTCCTTCCTCCCGTTCCTGCGCTTCTACCGCCGGCTCTACGACGAGATATCCTACCGCGCCAAGATGCGCCCGCCGCTCGGCGGCCTCATCTCCATCGTCGGCGAGAAGTTCAAGCAGAAGCCggtgcagcagccgccgcgccgccacgccggactccaccagcagcaccaccaccattaCCAACACCAGCAGAGGATCTGA